One window of the Polypterus senegalus isolate Bchr_013 chromosome 18, ASM1683550v1, whole genome shotgun sequence genome contains the following:
- the LOC120518864 gene encoding putative transmembrane protein INAFM2, whose protein sequence is MRDRDFVPSMERGKPATYTGDKKAKMAAKTNKKWVRLATVFAYVLSVSLAAIILAIYYSLIWKPVRSQQDNVGDNTGVTVAPNGTEANATFTEVELLPSGNSTDATTGTVAEEQPIRTVTAAAQQADGHGVTPSTQQKSGLSSPGGREDESGSGGRTVTPA, encoded by the coding sequence ATGCGTGACAGGGACTTCGTGCCCAGCATGGAGAGGGGCAAACCGGCCACTTACACTGGGGACAAAAAGGCAAAGATGGCTGCGAAGACCAACAAGAAATGGGTGAGACTGGCTACCGTATTCGCCTATGTGCTCTCCGTTTCGCTGGCTGCCATAATCCTGGCCATTTACTACAGCCTCATCTGGAAGCCGGTCAGGTCACAACAGGACAACGTCGGTGACAACACGGGGGTAACGGTGGCCCCCAACGGTACGGAGGCGAATGCGACCTTCACCGAAGTAGAGCTGCTGCCGTCGGGAAACAGCACTGATGCTACCACGGGCACAGTGGCAGAGGAGCAGCCCATCAGGACAGTGACAGCCGCGGCACAGCAGGCTGACGGACACGGGGTAACCCCCAGCACGCAACAGAAGAGCGGTCTGTCATCCCCGGGTGGCAGAGAGGATGAGTCGGGGTCAGGAGGGAGAACTGTGACTCCTGCTTAG